The following coding sequences lie in one Vicinamibacteria bacterium genomic window:
- a CDS encoding YfhO family protein — protein sequence MRDDLPVGGAEGEAATLRRPGVVGGGESPPLAALALLGLALWLFREAVFLGGVLYKRDIHLVWHPQIEAFARAVVAGSWPLWDPGPAFGQPLLADPAAQILYPLTWLSLLLRPWWYYTAFAVVHVVGSSLGIYALCRHWRVSRAGALLAAAVWMLSGPFLSLIDLWHHFAGACWIPVVVLAADIAFESGQARPVLYLGLALAAQILAGSADMCAMTVLLLAGLALARHLRGPWSSRRALAIRAAMAYILALGLSAGLWLPALDVLTRSARRSLPLAVRTYWSVHPLGLLETLVPGLWSSLPLRADWRALLFESREPFLSSLYLGLPALGLVGAAAAAARPSLRRLLLAVLGGTLLLALGRHTPAYDIALTLLPPLKILRYPVKAMTVAAFAWALLAGLGYDVWRDPRLASPRRWTLFVVAPAALFLLLDLGLVLSMHFQSAAWIARLLDPALTFPPSSPLAATEAKLAVGVALALVLVVLSLFPRRPPALAAGLALLAVTELALYHRHPVAVAPVALYTHRPEVLAALGSGSATRVYVYDYSLGKSGAPGERESELRALERVPAGWTLDAASALGMQLALAPQTAGRWGLRSGFEIDYRGLHPEPLRRLTLALRQVEGTAAQTRLLELGSVTHVVASHPEAFAALTPGPVFPGLFKGPIRVFQVPDPLPRTYAVGNARITQDPEGLPALLDPSFDPRHEVILPEGLPSRALASFSGVSRIVQERPDRVLIEADLSEPGFVVLVDSYDPGWQAWLDGRPTRVLRANTSFRAVQAPGGRHRIEFVYRPWAVKVGILLAGISLASTVAALVVLRGESSSREASS from the coding sequence GTGAGGGACGACCTGCCCGTCGGGGGGGCCGAGGGGGAAGCCGCCACCTTGAGGCGGCCCGGGGTCGTAGGGGGCGGGGAGAGCCCACCCCTGGCCGCGCTGGCCCTTCTTGGCCTTGCCCTCTGGCTCTTCCGCGAAGCCGTTTTCCTGGGCGGTGTCCTCTATAAGCGGGACATCCACCTCGTCTGGCATCCCCAGATCGAGGCCTTCGCGCGGGCGGTAGTGGCGGGCTCCTGGCCCCTCTGGGACCCCGGCCCCGCTTTCGGTCAGCCCCTTCTCGCCGACCCCGCGGCGCAGATCCTTTACCCCTTGACCTGGCTCAGCCTGCTCCTTCGGCCCTGGTGGTACTACACGGCCTTCGCCGTGGTCCACGTGGTCGGCTCTTCCCTGGGCATCTATGCACTCTGCCGCCATTGGAGGGTCTCCCGGGCGGGCGCGCTTCTGGCCGCCGCGGTGTGGATGCTCTCGGGGCCATTTCTCTCCCTCATCGATCTCTGGCATCACTTCGCGGGCGCCTGCTGGATCCCCGTCGTGGTCCTCGCCGCCGATATCGCATTCGAGTCCGGACAAGCCCGGCCCGTGCTCTACCTGGGCCTCGCCCTCGCCGCCCAGATCCTCGCCGGCTCCGCCGACATGTGCGCCATGACCGTCCTCCTCTTGGCCGGCCTCGCTTTGGCCCGTCATCTACGCGGGCCGTGGTCTTCCCGGCGAGCGCTCGCCATAAGGGCGGCCATGGCTTACATCCTCGCCCTCGGCCTCTCCGCGGGCTTGTGGCTGCCCGCTCTCGACGTGCTCACCCGCTCGGCGCGCCGCAGCCTTCCCCTGGCCGTGCGGACCTATTGGTCGGTCCACCCGCTGGGGCTCCTGGAGACGCTCGTGCCTGGCCTGTGGAGCAGCCTCCCCCTTCGGGCCGACTGGAGGGCCCTCCTCTTCGAGTCCCGCGAGCCCTTCCTCAGCTCCCTCTACTTGGGGCTGCCCGCCCTGGGGCTGGTCGGAGCCGCGGCTGCCGCCGCCCGCCCCTCCCTCCGCCGGCTTCTTCTCGCCGTGCTGGGAGGGACCCTGCTCCTGGCCCTGGGCCGCCACACGCCCGCCTACGACATCGCCCTGACCCTGCTCCCCCCCCTCAAGATCCTTCGTTACCCGGTCAAGGCCATGACCGTGGCCGCCTTCGCCTGGGCCCTCCTCGCCGGCCTTGGCTACGACGTCTGGCGCGACCCACGTCTGGCCTCTCCCCGTCGGTGGACACTCTTCGTCGTCGCTCCCGCTGCCCTTTTCCTCCTCCTCGACCTGGGCCTGGTCCTCAGCATGCACTTCCAGTCCGCGGCCTGGATTGCTCGCCTGCTTGATCCCGCTCTGACCTTTCCCCCCTCTTCCCCCCTGGCCGCCACGGAGGCCAAGCTCGCGGTGGGCGTGGCCCTGGCCCTGGTGTTGGTGGTCCTCTCCCTGTTCCCCCGCCGCCCCCCGGCGCTGGCCGCGGGCCTGGCCCTCCTGGCCGTCACGGAGCTCGCTCTCTATCATCGTCATCCCGTCGCCGTCGCGCCGGTCGCGCTTTACACCCATCGCCCGGAAGTCCTGGCCGCTCTGGGCTCAGGGTCGGCGACGCGGGTCTACGTGTACGACTACAGCCTTGGGAAGAGCGGTGCGCCGGGGGAAAGGGAGAGCGAGCTGCGAGCGCTCGAGCGGGTCCCCGCGGGATGGACTCTGGACGCCGCCTCCGCGCTGGGGATGCAGTTGGCGCTCGCCCCGCAGACCGCGGGGCGATGGGGACTGCGCTCGGGCTTCGAGATTGACTACCGGGGGCTGCATCCGGAACCGCTCCGCCGCTTGACCCTCGCCCTTCGACAGGTGGAAGGGACCGCGGCCCAGACCCGACTCTTGGAGCTCGGCAGCGTCACCCACGTGGTGGCCTCCCACCCCGAGGCCTTCGCAGCCCTGACGCCGGGGCCCGTCTTTCCGGGCCTCTTCAAGGGGCCGATCCGGGTGTTCCAGGTACCCGACCCCCTGCCGCGGACGTACGCGGTCGGAAACGCGCGGATCACCCAAGATCCCGAGGGCCTGCCCGCCCTCCTGGACCCGAGCTTCGATCCCCGTCACGAGGTCATCTTGCCGGAGGGCCTCCCCTCCCGGGCCCTCGCCTCCTTCTCGGGCGTGAGCCGCATCGTTCAGGAGCGGCCGGACCGGGTCCTCATTGAAGCGGACCTCAGCGAGCCGGGCTTCGTGGTGCTCGTGGACTCCTACGATCCCGGGTGGCAGGCGTGGCTGGACGGGCGCCCGACCCGGGTCCTGCGCGCGAACACGTCCTTCCGGGCGGTTCAGGCCCCGGGGGGCCGCCACCGGATCGAGTTTGTCTACCGGCCGTGGGCGGTTAAGGTGGGCATCCTCCTCGCCGGAATCTCCCTCGCCTCCACCGTGGCCGCCCTCGTGGTTCTCCGCGGGGAGTCCTCCAGCCGAGAGGCCAGCTCGTGA
- a CDS encoding class I SAM-dependent methyltransferase → MSRERLEEHRRVWADKPVLAQVYGVWFEALLSELAPGRALEVGAGPGFLREYARRQRPDLAWIAADLIPAPWNDLAADALGLPLCGGTVGSVVGLDLIHHLASPRRFFQEAARVLSPRGRIAVVEPWVTPLSFPIYRWLHEEGCTLGLDPWDPFHLKEGESKVAFQGDAAVVRRLVVTTSPKEWLSLGFRPPRLRILNGFAYLLSLGFKKGSMLPRRATPFLLRLDEGLRAVAPLSGMRALVVWERAAA, encoded by the coding sequence GTGAGTCGCGAACGCCTCGAGGAACACCGGCGCGTGTGGGCGGACAAGCCCGTTCTGGCCCAGGTGTACGGCGTGTGGTTCGAGGCCCTACTCTCCGAGCTGGCTCCGGGACGGGCCCTGGAGGTCGGGGCCGGGCCCGGCTTCCTCCGCGAGTATGCCCGCCGCCAGAGGCCAGACCTCGCGTGGATCGCCGCCGACCTTATCCCGGCCCCGTGGAATGACTTGGCCGCCGACGCCCTGGGGCTGCCGCTTTGCGGGGGCACGGTGGGGAGCGTGGTCGGTCTCGACCTCATTCACCACCTGGCCTCGCCCCGCCGGTTCTTCCAGGAGGCAGCCCGGGTGTTGAGCCCCCGCGGGCGCATTGCCGTGGTCGAGCCTTGGGTGACCCCGCTCTCGTTTCCCATCTACCGGTGGCTTCACGAAGAGGGATGCACCCTGGGGCTTGATCCCTGGGACCCCTTCCACCTCAAGGAAGGAGAGAGCAAGGTCGCTTTCCAGGGCGATGCGGCCGTGGTCCGGCGTCTCGTGGTGACCACCTCCCCAAAAGAGTGGCTGAGCCTGGGGTTCCGGCCTCCGCGGCTCCGGATCTTGAACGGCTTTGCCTACTTGCTGAGTCTGGGGTTCAAGAAGGGATCGATGCTGCCCCGCCGCGCCACCCCGTTTCTCCTCCGGCTGGACGAGGGGCTGCGGGCGGTGGCCCCCCTCTCGGGCATGCGCGCGCTCGTGGTCTGGGAGCGGGCGGCCGCCTAG
- a CDS encoding glycosyltransferase, producing MVQERALLPDPRALNDPLLEEVRRFYEENHEGIEASRERHRYYYEYLTRVLRVRIPEGQRILDLGCGSGHLLAALKPSRGVGIDISAPGVEAARRAHRGQNLHFFEGDLADRRLLAQVGGPFDTVLLLNVVTHLSDVQRALENLHPLCHPRTRILIYSYSRLWQPFLRAAEAMGLKHRQPPEAWLPPEEIKNMLSLADFQVVRDDMQILCPAGIPLLADAVNRFVGHLPLADLFSLMFGIIARPAPDRFRPAHTSEPSTSVIIPCRNEAGHIRPLVASLPRLGPNSEFIFVEGNSQDDTEAVIREVIQENPALPLRLLKQTGRGKGDAVRLGFGQARGEVLAILDADMGVAPADMLKFVEALARGKGELINGSRMVYPMEGRAMRFLNLLANKCFALLFSWLLGQQVRDTLCGTKALYREDYERISANRAFFGDFDPFGDFDLLFGASRLNLRIADLAVRYHERRYGETNISRFRHGWLLLRMSLFAARKLKFI from the coding sequence GTGGTACAGGAGAGAGCGCTTCTCCCCGACCCCCGGGCCCTGAACGATCCCCTCCTCGAAGAGGTGCGGCGTTTCTACGAGGAGAACCACGAGGGGATCGAGGCCTCGCGCGAGCGGCACCGCTACTACTATGAGTACCTGACGCGCGTGCTGCGGGTCCGCATCCCCGAAGGCCAGCGGATTCTCGACCTCGGCTGCGGATCGGGACACCTTCTGGCCGCCCTCAAGCCCTCGCGGGGGGTGGGAATCGACATCTCCGCCCCGGGCGTGGAGGCGGCCCGCCGCGCCCACCGCGGCCAGAACCTGCATTTCTTCGAGGGTGACCTCGCCGACCGTCGGCTTCTGGCCCAGGTGGGCGGGCCGTTCGACACGGTATTGCTCCTGAACGTCGTCACCCACCTGAGCGACGTGCAGCGGGCGCTGGAGAACCTCCACCCCCTCTGCCATCCCCGCACCCGGATACTCATCTACAGCTACAGCCGGCTCTGGCAACCCTTCCTGAGGGCGGCGGAGGCGATGGGCCTCAAGCACCGCCAGCCCCCGGAAGCCTGGCTGCCGCCCGAAGAGATCAAGAACATGTTGTCCCTCGCCGATTTCCAGGTGGTGCGGGACGACATGCAGATTCTTTGCCCGGCCGGCATCCCCCTCCTCGCCGACGCGGTCAACCGCTTCGTGGGCCATCTGCCCTTGGCCGATCTCTTCTCCTTGATGTTTGGCATCATTGCCCGGCCGGCCCCCGACCGCTTCCGGCCCGCGCACACCTCCGAGCCCAGCACCAGCGTGATCATCCCCTGCCGCAACGAGGCCGGACACATCCGGCCCCTAGTGGCGAGCCTGCCCCGCCTGGGACCCAACAGCGAGTTCATCTTCGTCGAGGGCAACTCCCAGGACGACACGGAAGCGGTGATCCGGGAGGTCATCCAGGAGAATCCCGCCCTGCCCCTCCGCCTCCTCAAGCAAACCGGCCGGGGCAAGGGCGACGCCGTGAGGCTGGGCTTCGGCCAGGCCCGGGGCGAGGTCCTGGCCATCCTGGATGCGGACATGGGGGTGGCCCCCGCGGACATGCTCAAGTTCGTGGAGGCCCTGGCCCGGGGCAAGGGCGAGCTGATCAACGGCTCCCGCATGGTTTATCCCATGGAAGGCCGCGCCATGCGCTTCCTGAACCTGCTCGCCAACAAATGCTTCGCCCTTCTCTTCTCCTGGCTCCTCGGCCAGCAGGTCCGGGATACCCTCTGTGGAACCAAGGCCCTGTACCGTGAAGACTACGAGCGGATCTCGGCCAACCGCGCGTTCTTCGGGGACTTCGACCCCTTCGGGGACTTCGACCTCTTGTTCGGGGCCTCCCGCCTCAACCTGCGGATCGCGGACCTGGCCGTGCGCTACCACGAACGCCGCTACGGCGAGACCAACATCTCCCGCTTCCGCCACGGCTGGCTCCTCCTCCGCATGAGCCTCTTCGCGGCCCGGAAGCTGAAGTTCATCTGA
- a CDS encoding class I SAM-dependent methyltransferase has product MGPSKDADGRLAREIEHHRKIAERAEIIWNWDSPAGRRRAERRAALFIRHAQLEPGRRALELGCGTGVFLERAARSGAEIRGIDLSEDLLAKARARLASCPNVALDQGNAEAMPYPDAHFDAVYGSSVLHHLDLDQALRESHRVLKPGGRAVFAEPNILNPQVAVMFHLGLTKEYFGVSPDEMAFSRFRARASLQRSGFSEIQVDPFDFLHPATPAACLGWVDGLGSLLERVPLAREVAGSLLLRARKR; this is encoded by the coding sequence GTGGGCCCAAGCAAAGACGCGGACGGGCGCCTCGCGCGGGAGATCGAACACCACCGCAAGATCGCGGAGAGGGCGGAGATCATCTGGAACTGGGACAGCCCGGCCGGACGACGACGTGCGGAACGAAGGGCGGCCCTGTTCATACGCCACGCCCAGCTGGAGCCGGGCCGCCGGGCCCTCGAGCTCGGTTGCGGAACCGGGGTCTTCCTGGAGCGGGCCGCGCGGAGCGGGGCCGAGATCCGGGGCATCGACCTGTCCGAAGACCTGCTCGCCAAGGCCCGGGCCCGCCTGGCCAGCTGCCCCAACGTCGCCCTGGACCAGGGCAACGCGGAGGCCATGCCCTATCCGGACGCTCACTTCGACGCCGTGTACGGCAGCTCCGTGCTCCACCACCTGGACCTCGACCAGGCTCTCCGCGAGTCCCACCGCGTTCTCAAGCCGGGGGGGCGAGCCGTCTTCGCCGAACCCAACATCCTCAATCCCCAAGTGGCGGTTATGTTTCACCTCGGGCTCACCAAGGAATACTTCGGGGTCTCGCCGGACGAGATGGCCTTCTCCCGCTTCCGGGCCCGGGCCAGCCTGCAGAGGAGCGGCTTCTCCGAGATCCAGGTGGATCCCTTCGACTTTCTCCATCCTGCCACCCCCGCCGCTTGCCTCGGGTGGGTGGATGGGCTCGGTTCTCTTCTCGAACGCGTGCCCCTCGCGCGCGAGGTCGCGGGATCGCTGCTCCTCCGGGCCCGGAAACGCTGA